GCCTTTGGTAATTTTATCGCCGGCTTCAACAAACAATTCATCAATAATTCCTGAAACCTGCGGAACGATCTCAATTTCGAAACGCGGCACCACCGAACCGGTAGCTACCGTTTTCATTACTACATCGCTGTAAAACGGATTCTTGTTCTCAAAATAATCTGTTTTCTTTTTCGATTTGTTGTACAGGAAGAAAAGTGTTCCTCCAAATATTGCTACCAATACTACAACTCCTAAAATTCTAAATACTTTTTTCATGGCTTAATTTTTTTGCAAAACGCAGAGCGCATAGAGCAGAGCGTTTTTTCATTGTTTTTTGTTATTGTTTTGTTTCTATTTATCCTTAATCAGTAATCTTTAATCCTTTTTCTACTCGTCGCGCAAAGCATCAATTGGTTTTATACTTACGGCACGCCGCGCCGGAATTAATCCGGCAAATATTCCGGAAACCACCAATACTGAAAGTGCCCCAATTGCCATTTGGAAACTAATTTCCGGGTGCCGGAAGAAAATATCGTCACCACTTCCTGCATTCATTTCCAGCACCATATTCAGCAGCTCCAGCATACCAACGCCCAATGCCAGCCCAATGTATCCGGCAATTACGGTTAGGAAAACACTTTCGGCAACAATGTGAAGGATCACTTTCCCGGGCGTGGCACCAATAGCGCGCTGGATACCAATTTCCTGCGTGCGCTCTTTAATAATTACCAGCATAATGTTACTTACACCGATTACACCCGCCAGTAAAGTTCCAATTCCCACAATCCAGGTCAGCACCTGTATTCCGGTAAACAAACCCATATATTTTTTCCATTCTACCTCGATGTTGAACGAACCAACAGCTTGCTGATCGTTGGGTGCAACGCTATGTCTTTCTTTCATCAATCCTTTTAAACGGGCTTCTACTTTACTCACCGGCACTCCGGGCTGTGATGTAACCGAGAAAAAATGTACATCGTCGCCCATGTTGAAGGTTTTTTGCATGGTGGTGAACGGCATAATTATGGTTTCGTTTTTTCTGCCACTACCAATGTTTACACGGGTTTCGCCTTTTACCACTCCAACCACCTGGAAGTAAACACCGTTAATTTTCAGGTATTGACCAATTGGATCTTCATCTTCATCAAACATCACCTCCACCACACGTTCGCCAATGTTTACCACTTTGCGTGTATGTTGAATATCGATTGTATTTATCAGTCGTCCCTGCAACGGTGTCCACGGATCGATTTTGAAAAACTCGGGATAGTCGCCATAGATATTAAATGCGCCTGTTTTTTTCCCACGAATTACATTATCTCCACCTCCACTGCTGGGGCCAAATAAACGTGGCGACAAATATTCTATATCACTAATATTGGCTTTTATGTATTGAATATCTGTGTTCTTGTAATTCCAGCTTCGTCCCCGTTGAAATCCTTTATAGGGAACGCTGGTACGCTCGGTCCAGAAGAATGCCGAGTTAGATGCAAAAGCTTTAATTCCGTCCATCACTCCGTTTTCAAGGGCACGGCCTGCTCCCGACATAATTATTAGCATAAATATTCCCCAGAACACACCGAAAGCGGTCATAAAACTGCGCATCCGGTTTTTCTTTAAAGCGCTTAATATTTCTTTCCAAAGATCTAAGTCGAACATTGTTTTCTGCTTTTGTTTTTGTTTCTGTTATTCGTCCCGTAATGCGACAATAGGTTTGATTTTTGCAGCTCGTTTGGCCGGAATATACCCGGCGATAGCTCCTGCAACTACCAGTAATAATGTTGCCGACATTGCAATCCCCAGGTCAACAGTTGGGTTGCGAAATAAGGTTTCCCCGTTTCCACCGTTAGTTGCTGCCGAGGCTTCAAATTGTTTCTCCACAATAAAGTTCAGGCCTTCCATCAATCCGGTTCCCAGTACGAGACCGATGTATCCGGCGATAGTTGTAATCATTACCGCTTCCAAAAGAATTAATCCAATTACTGAGGATGGACTGGCTCCAATGGCTTTGCGGATACCAATTTCTTTTGTGCGTTCTTTTACTACAATCAGCATAATGTTACTCACACCAACCACTCCGGCAATCAGCGTTCCGATTCCAATTATCCAAATGAAAATATCGATGGCCTGGAAGATTTTCATGGTCTGAATTACGTCCTCCAGTTTGTTGTAAGAACCCATAGCCGATTCATCTGTGGCGTCAAACTTATGTTTGCGCGCCAGTCTCTCCCGAACACGATTTTCAATAGCCTGACTTTCTTCCAGTGTTTCGGCATTTATGGTTAAAGCGAAATTGTGCAGGCGGTTTGATCCGTTAAAAACTTTTTGCCCCGTGGTTACCGGAATGTATGCATTTCGGTGACGAGTACCGCCTCCTTCTTTGCAGATTCCAACCACTTTAAACGGAATATTATTTACGCGAACATATTCGCCAATGGCTTCTT
This is a stretch of genomic DNA from uncultured Draconibacterium sp.. It encodes these proteins:
- a CDS encoding ABC transporter permease: MFDIDKWQEIFATIKKNKMRTFLTGFSVAWGIFMLMILLGAGNGLSNGVSENFMRDAVNAMWLWSGRTSIPYKGMQENREIRFTNADYDILKDLEGIEKTSGRYYIGGNLFSYGSEYGEYSAITCHPDLKDVESIEIVEGRFVNQVDIDQTRKSVVLGKDIYDALFDGKEAIGEYVRVNNIPFKVVGICKEGGGTRHRNAYIPVTTGQKVFNGSNRLHNFALTINAETLEESQAIENRVRERLARKHKFDATDESAMGSYNKLEDVIQTMKIFQAIDIFIWIIGIGTLIAGVVGVSNIMLIVVKERTKEIGIRKAIGASPSSVIGLILLEAVMITTIAGYIGLVLGTGLMEGLNFIVEKQFEASAATNGGNGETLFRNPTVDLGIAMSATLLLVVAGAIAGYIPAKRAAKIKPIVALRDE
- a CDS encoding ABC transporter permease, which translates into the protein MFDLDLWKEILSALKKNRMRSFMTAFGVFWGIFMLIIMSGAGRALENGVMDGIKAFASNSAFFWTERTSVPYKGFQRGRSWNYKNTDIQYIKANISDIEYLSPRLFGPSSGGGDNVIRGKKTGAFNIYGDYPEFFKIDPWTPLQGRLINTIDIQHTRKVVNIGERVVEVMFDEDEDPIGQYLKINGVYFQVVGVVKGETRVNIGSGRKNETIIMPFTTMQKTFNMGDDVHFFSVTSQPGVPVSKVEARLKGLMKERHSVAPNDQQAVGSFNIEVEWKKYMGLFTGIQVLTWIVGIGTLLAGVIGVSNIMLVIIKERTQEIGIQRAIGATPGKVILHIVAESVFLTVIAGYIGLALGVGMLELLNMVLEMNAGSGDDIFFRHPEISFQMAIGALSVLVVSGIFAGLIPARRAVSIKPIDALRDE